One window from the genome of Populus alba chromosome 15, ASM523922v2, whole genome shotgun sequence encodes:
- the LOC118056300 gene encoding uncharacterized protein — protein sequence MENEGRSQPESQYQRELEGVRNDVVNLTRMLEQILRARDGEGTSTQPNEAPAATQIPVAPINIGENTPTKQSPARPIQIPITMDLTNEDPHDFKFSNHEGDDKWTALEERLRAIEGNDLFDPIRAAEVCLVPNIVIPKKFRVPEFVKYTGMECPKTHLRSYYNKMAEVIHDDKMLIYFFQDSLTGSALSWYMRLDNIRIRKWTDLADAFLKQYKFNLEIAPDRTSLISMEKGTQESVRAYAQRWGDQAINVQPPLIETEMVTLFANTFRAPYYEHLMGSSAQHFYDVVRIAERIEQGIRSGRIAEPLEKRGFIGRKKEIEVNNLERKSKNYQIPTPQIAPLPIPPMQPPFPAWYNPEVTCEYHAGHAGHSIESCFAFKRKVLQLIKVGWVTFEDSPNQNSNPLPKHVDGREGVNTMEIGSKKRVLKVTMAKLYLILVQSGYLEETTEYCTGESNFCPFHKKEGHHIDECIEFHQKVARMLTLGELRIEDVSNNEEVEMIEKCRIQSTANGRSKLVLTRPSYASKVDYGAMPGDYGYTSNIETPLPLFQTEISGLTRSGRCFTPEELERQRKVKGKEVLDLDKEFEVNKLVTEEETNEFLKLMKHSEYSIVDQLKKTPAKISIMSLILNSEPHRNALQKVLNEAYVPQDIEQKTMEHLVGRIHATNYLYFTEDELDAEGTGHNKPLYVTVRCKDCLVGKVLIDNGSALNVLPRHMLDEMLIDPSHMQPSVITARAYDGSSRPVVGSIEVELAVGPQVFLVTLQVMDIHPSYSMLLGRPWIHSAGAVTSSLHQCLKYIANGVLVTVKAEETISMVRNVAVPFIEAEDCKDGNLHAFEIVNTEWVPENTVLRKPEISEATKMAAKIFLKNKIPFPYDMEQRRPEWRGIIKLKAAEQRFGLGYKPKKEDYKRAAGARREKRMARIEGRKPVEENLAIPPIRISFPKAAYENQVKDIAEKIESERRIEELPQLTIHTLEEVTVKTFVRKLAEGENLDVLLCIYTSLSAFRNSESGSSTTTPAFYIENEWPKFKEYIVAVEDEEWEEENIWEFTKLIEQHEQAWRPAKEELETINVGNEEIKRELKIGTLITLEGKEELIALLKDYVDVFAWSYEDMPGLDTDIMVHRIPLMEGCKPIKQKLRRTHPEVLIKVKVEIEKQWDAGFLEVVKYPQWVSNIVVVPIKEGKIRVCVDFRDLNRASPKDNFPLPHIDMLVDNAAHSSTYSFMDGFSGYNQIRMAPEDREKTTFVTPWGTFCYKVMPFGLKNAGATYQRAMVTLFHDMMHKEIEVYVDDMVAKSKEGENHVQVLKKLFERLRKYKLRLNQAKCSFGVKSGKLLGFVVSDKGIEVDPEKVKAIQSMPPPKTEKEVRGFLGRLNYIARFISHLTATCDPIFRLLRKKNPGIWNEECDKAFEKIKQYLLNPPLLVPLIPERPLILYLTVTETTMGCVLGQHDETGRKERAIYYLSKKFTEYESRYTVIEKLCCALAWATKRLRQYMLYHTTWLISKLDPLRYICEKPYLSSRIARWQVLLAEYDIVYMTRKAVKGSVIADHLADHAMEDYEPLNFDFPNEDVFAIEEEKSDWWVMYFDGAVNVCGNGAGVVIISPDKKQYPVSVKLQFGCTNNTTEYEACILGLEVALEMNIRKIDVYGDSMLIICQVKGEWQTKEEKLRPYQEYLSKLAKEFKEIEFTHLGREGNQFADALATLASMAKIDFGHKVQPVHINIRNNPAHCCSVEREVDGNPWYYDIKNFIQNQAYPMGASKIDKKTLRRLAMDFYLDGEILYKKSSDGTLLRCLDEFEAKSTVREVHEGICSTHASGHVMARKIQRVGYFWMTLEKDCIDYVRKCHKCQVHSDKINAPPAPLFNLTSPWPFAMWGINVIGPVNPKASNGHRFILVAIDYFTKWVEAGSFAHVTQKVVKKFIERDLICRYGPPEKIITDNTQNFNGKMIIELCTKWKIKHSNSSPYRPKMNGAVEAANKNVKKIIQKMVVTYKDWHEMLPFALHAYRTAVRTSTGATPYMLVYGMEAVMSLEVEIPSLRVLLDSELEKVEWAKVRYEQLNLISEKRIAVICHHQLYQRRMAKSYDKKVRPRGFHEGDLVLKKILPLPGEDQSKWAPNYEGPYVVRKAFSGGALLLSRMDGEDLARPVNSDSVKKYYA from the exons atggaaaacgaaggaaGGTCACAACCCGAATCTCAGTACCAAAGAGAACTTGAAGGAGTTCGGAATGATGTGGTGAACCTAACCCGTATGTTAGAGCAGATATTGAGAGCTAGAGATGGAGAGGGAACATCTACTCAACCTAATGAAGCACCAGCAGCAACTCAAATCCCTGTCGCACCTATAAACATAGGGGAAAATACACCAACTAAGCAGAGTCCTGCTCGGCCCATCCAAATCCCTATTACAATGGATTTAACAAACGAAGATCCACATGACTTTAAATTCTCTAATCATGAAGGAGATGATAAGTGGACTGCCCTAGAAGAGAGGCTAAGGGCAATTGAAGGAAATGATTTGTTTGACCCAATTAGGGCCGCTGAGGTATGTTTAGTACCTAATATTGTCATTCCAAAGAAGTTCAGAGTGCCGGAGTTTGTTAAGTATACTGGGATGGAATGCCCGAAGACCCATCTCCGCTCCTACTATAACAAAATGGCAGAGGTTATCCACGACGACAAAATGCTAATTTACTTCTTCCAGGATAGCCTGACCGGATCGGCCCTCAGTTGGTATATGAGGTTAGACAATATTAGGATCAGGAAGTGGACAGACTTGGCGGACGCTTtcttaaagcaatacaagttcaaccTAGAGATTGCTCCTGATAGGACCAGTCTGATTAGCATGGAGAAAGGAACTCAAGAGTCCGTAAGGGCTTATGCTCAAAGGTGGGGTGACCAAGCTATCAATGTGCAACCTCCGCTGATAGAGACAGAAATGGTGACTTTGTTTGCCAATACTTTCAGGGCTCCATACTATGAACACCTTATGGGTAGTTCAgcacaacatttctatgatgtcgTGCGGATCGccgagaggattgaacaagggaTCCGAAGTGGAAGAATTGCAGAACCTCTAGAGAAGAGAGGTTTCAttggaaggaagaaagaaattgaggtgaacaacctagaaagaaaaagcaaaaactatcaaataccTACCCCTCAA ATAGCTCCTCTACCCATACCACCTATGCAGCCACCTTTCCCTGCCTGGTACAACCCCGAGGTgacttgtgaataccatgctggtcACGCAGGCCATAGCATTGAGTCttgctttgcttttaaaagGAAGGTGTTGCAACTGATCAAAGTGGGATGGGTCACTTTTGAGGATTCGCCTAATCAGAATTCAAACCCTTTACCTAAACATGTTGATGGTAGGGAAGGAGTGAATACCATGGAGATTGGTAGCAAAAAGAGGGTGTTGAAAGTGACTATGGCCAAGCTATACTTGATATTGGTACAGTCTGGATATTTGGAAGAAACGACTGAGTACTGCACAGGGGAAAGTAACTTTTGCCCTTTCCATAAAAAGGAAGGGCATCACATTGATGAATGCattgaatttcatcaaaaagtTGCAAGAATGCTAACTCTAGGAGAGTTGAGGATTGAGGACGTAAGTAACAATGAAGAGGTAGAGATGATAGAGAAATGTAGAATCCAATCAACAGCTAATGGTCGCTCAAAATTGGTATTAACTAGGCCCTCATATGCAAGCAAAGTAGACTATGGAGCGATGCCTGGAGATTATGGTTATACCTCTAATATTGAAACTCCTTTGCCGTTGTTCCAAACGGAGATAAGTGGGTTAACTCGGAGTGGTCGTTGTTTCACACCTGAAGAACTAGAAAGACAAAGAAAGGTTAAAGGCAAGGAGGTGCTTGACCTCGATAAAGAGTTTGAGGTGAATAAACTTGTGACTGAGGAAGAAACAAATGAGTTCTTGAAACTGATGAAGCATAGTGAGTACAGTATAGTGGATCAGTTGAAGAAAACCCCTGCTAAGATCTCCATCATGTCTTTAATACTCAACTCGGAGCCACATCGTAATGCTTTgcaaaaagtattgaatgaGGCCTATGTGCCCCAAGATATCGAGCAAAAGACTATGGAACATCTAGTAGGGAGGATTCATGCTACCAATTACTTGTATTTCACGGAAGATGAACTTGACGCTGAAGGAACTGGACATAACAAGCCCTTGTATGTCACGGTCCGATGCAAGGATTGCCTCGTCGGCAAGGTTCTCATTGATAACGGCTCGGCCCTGAATGTGTTACCAAGGCATATGCTGGATGAAATGCTGATAGATCCCTCACATATGCAACCCAGTGTGATAACGGCGAGAGCGTATGATGGCTCATCAAGGCCAGTTGTAGGGTCAATTGAGGTCGAACTAGCTGTGGGTCCACAAGTCTTTCTAGTAACCCTTCAAgtgatggatatccacccttcctatagcaTGTTGTTAGGAAGGCCATGGATACATTCTGCGGGAGCTGTCACCTCTTCGCTACATCAATGTTTAAAGTACATTGCCAACGGTGTCCTGGTTACTGTTAAGGCTGAGGAGACTATATCGATGGTAAGAAATGTGGCAGTTCCATTCAttgaagcagaagattgtaaggACGGAAACCTTCATGCATTTGAAATTGTGAATACCGAGTGGGTGCCCGAGAACACTGTGTTGAGGAAGCCAGAAATCTCTGAGGCCACTAAAATGGCCGctaaaatctttttgaaaaacaagattcctTTCCCATACGATATGGAGCAAAGAAGGCCTGAATGGAGGggtataatcaaattgaaagctgCAGAACAGAGGTTTGGGCTTGGATATAAGCCCAAGAAAGAGGATTACAAACGAGCTGCTGGtgcaagaagggagaagagaatgGCTAGGATTGAAGGAAGGAAGCCTGTAGAAGAAAACTTAGCCATCCCTCCAATCAGGATTTCATTTCCAAAGGCTGCATAT GAAAATCAAGTCAAGGACATTGCTGAGAAAATCGAGTCCGAAAGGAGGATTGAAGAGCTGCCACAATTGACCATCCACACTTTGGAAGAAGTCACCGTCAAGACTTTTGTCCGGAAGCTAGCCGAAGGGGAGAA tcttGATGTCTTACTATGCATTTACACATcactttccgctttcaggaaCTCTGAAAGCGGATCCTCCACAACAACACCTGCATTTTAcattgagaatgaatggccaaaatttaaagaatacatagtGGCTGTAGAAGATGAGGAATGGGAGGAGGAAAACATATGggaattcacaaaattaatagaaCAACACGAACAGGCTTGGAGGCCCgctaaagaggaacttgaaaccataaatgtaggcaatgaagaaatcaagcgaGAGCTGAAGATAGGGACTTTGATCACCCTCGAAGGAAAGGAAGAGTTGATTGCACTGCTCAAGGATTATGTGGATGTCTTTGCCTGGTCCTacgaggatatgcctggtttggatACGGACATTATGGTACATAGAATACCACTGATGGAAGGATGCAAGCCAATTAAGCAGAAGTTAAGGAGAACTCATCCGGAGGTCTTAATCAAAGTAAAGgtggaaattgaaaaacaatgggACGCTGGTTTTTTGGAAGTAGTGAAGTATCCACAATGGGTGTCAAACATAGTGGTGGTACCCATAAAGGAAGGTAAAATCAGAGTTTGCGTGGACTTTAGGGATTTAAACCGGGCTAGCCCTAAAGATAATTTCCCTttaccacacatagatatgtTAGTTGATAATGCAGCACACAGCTCCACATATTCTTTCATGGATGGGTTTTCAGGTTACAATCAGATAAGAATGGCGCCAGAGGATAGGGAAAAGACAACCTTTGTAACACCATggggaaccttttgctacaaagtcatgccatttggtttaaagaatgcTGGGGCCACTTACCAAAGGgctatggtgactttgtttcacgacatgatgcacaaagagattgaagtatacgtggatgacatggttgctaaatctaaagagggagagaatcatgtccaagtattgaagaaattatttgaaagattaaggaaatataagttgaggcttaaccaagcaaagtgttcattcggggtgaaatccgGTAAGCTTTTGGGGTTTGtggtgagtgacaaagggatagaagtggatccTGAAAAAGTAAAAGCTATCCAATCTATGCCACCCCCCAAGACTGAGAAGGAGGTGAGAGgtttcttaggaaggttgaattacatcgcTCGGTTTATATCCCATTTAACCGCGACTTGTGACCCAATCTTTCGTTTGTTGAGGAAGAAGAACCCTggaatatggaatgaagagtgtgataaagcttttgagaaaatcaagcaGTACTTGCTAAATCCACCTCTGCTTGTTCCTCTCATACCAGAAAGGCCATTGATTTTATACCTAACAGTAACCGAAACAACAATGGGATGTGTGCTTGGGcaacatgatgaaaccggaaggaaggaaagggcCATTTATTACCTAAGCAAGAAGTTCACGGAATATGAGTCTAGGTATACTGTGATTGAGAAGCTGTGTTGTGCACTAGCATGGGCTACAAAGAGATTACGTCAGTATATGTTGTATCACACTACATGGTTAATTTCCAAGTTAGACCCGTTAAGGTACATTTGTGAAAAGCCTTATTTATCTAGCCGAATTGCAAGATGGCAAGTTCTTTTGGCTGAGtatgacatagtatatatgacaaggaaagccgtgaaaGGGAGTGTTATTGCCGATCACCTGGCTGACCatgctatggaagattatgagccgTTAAACTTTGACTTTCCCAATGAAGATGTGTTTGCAATCGAGGAAGAGAAATCAGATTGGTGGGttatgtactttgatggtgctGTAAATGTATGTGGTAACGGAGCGGGGGTAgtgataatctctcctgataagaagCAGTATCCGGTTTCAGTTAAGCTGCAGTTCGGGTGCACCAACAACACGactgagtatgaagcttgcattcttggtTTAGAGGTTGCTTTAGAGATGAACATaagaaagatagatgtgtatggaGATTCCATGCTGATCATTTGCCAAGTAAAaggagaatggcaaaccaaagaagagAAGTTAAGGCCTTACCAAGAATACTTGTCTAAGCTGGCTAAAGAATTTAAGGAAATAGAGttcacccatctgggaagggaagggaaccagtttgcagatgctttggccacactagcatctatggccaagatagactttgggcacaaggtacaaccagTACACATCAATATCAGAAATAACCCCGCTCATTGTTGCTCAGTTGAAAGAGAAGTGGATGGAAACCcgtggtactatgatatcaagaatttcatccaaaaccaggcatatcccatgggggcatccaaaatcgacaagaagaccttgagaaggttggcaatggatttttatcttgatggggagattttgtataaaaaatcatctgacgggactttgttgagatgtttggatgaattTGAGGCAAAAAGCACAGTACGGGAagtccatgaagggatttgctcaactcatGCTAGTGGACATGTGATGGCCAGGAAGATACAAAGAGTCGGGTACTTCTGGATGACGTTAGAGAAGGATTGTATCGATTATGTCCGGAAATGTCATAAGTGCCAAGTACACAGTGACAAAATCAATGCTCCTCCGGCTCCTCTGTTTAatttaacatctccatggccatTTGCGATGTGGGGAATTAATGTGATTGGACCGGTAAAcccaaaagccagcaatggtcataggtttattctcgtggctatcgactacttcacaaaatgggtagaagctgggtcatttgctcatgtgacgcaaaaagtggtgaagaaatttattgagagagatttgatatgtcggtatggtccaccagaaaagattataactgataacactcagaatttcaacggcaagatgataatagagctctgcactaaatggaaaatcaagcattccaattcttcgccatatagaccaaagatgaatggtgcggtagaagctgctaacaagaatgtcaaaaagattattcagaagatggtagtcacctataaggattggcatgagatgttgccatttgctcttcatgcatatcgcaccgcagttcggACCTCAACAGGAGCTACCCCGTACATGTTGGTATATGGGATGGAGGCGGTGATGTctttagaagtggaaatcccatcattGAGAGTGTTGTTAGACTCTGAGCTGGAAAAGGTAGAATGGGCAAAGGTTAGATATGAACAGTTGAAtctgatcagtgaaaagaggatagccgtgatctgtcatcatcaactctaccaaagaaggatggctaaatcctatgacaagaaggttcgacctcgaggattccacgaaggagatcttgtactaaagaaaatattacctTTACCTGGAGAAGATCAGAGTAAATGGGCGCCTAACTATGAGGGGCCATACGTGGTGAGGaaagcattctcaggaggagctttgttactgtctagaatggatggagaagatctagctaGACCTGTGAATTCCGACTCTGTAAAGAAATACTAcgcttga